The genomic window ataaaacaggaaacatgagacctAATACTGACAACATGAACAAGGGAGACTTTACACAAGGGGTGATGGAATGAAAGGATCAAGATACTCAAGGATTAAGATAGCAACTGAGGAGCTTTACACAACTAACATAAAAGAATATCAAAATACAAGGCAACTCAAATCCTaactaataataaaacaacagGAACTTAGCATGTCTGCAATAGTGCATGATGATGGtacaaaatgaacacaaaatgctgggtccCAGCCCATGACACTGAGCCAGGTTAAGGGCTGGTAGTTGGATGAAACCTGTCCCTTCCGGGGATCATTTGAGATCAGGACTGTCCGGCCTTCAGTTAGCCACTCTGGGTGTGTTTCATCAATTAGTAGCTGGTTCATTTATGCTGCCATACTCATgaagtgcagtcagcttcttcaacCAATAGCCGTGAATCGTGTTAATACCTGATGCTTTCCAACTGTGCATACCCGTTCTTGGATTCTGCCACTGTCATGGTTACTGGTCCCTGTTCAGGGAAGTTGCAAATGGTCTGCTCgtagatccactagccactgataTATTTCACTGTATAGTTccgtggagaacagctggtttattcttcTCCCTTCCATTTCTCTGGTATAGTTCTTTAAGCTAagtggctggccaaggctgtgagtctgtGCTTGCCAGTTTCCAAGGCCATAGGTAGGGGCCATCGCACCTTTCTACAACTCTGATAGCTGGATAATGTTGGGATTAAACTTCCCTCAGTGCCACCTTGATCGTGGCCTCTAATCTGCTTCTCAGTGGAGGATACTGCCCATTGATGCCTTTCAAGTTTCAAGCTTTAAAAAATTCTACTGATTCAGAAAAAGTTCTGAGTACTGACCCTGAGCAGAAACTGTGGGACTCAATCTCAAAGCCGAATTGTTGGATCTAGTTGGAATAGTAGGACTAGTCACTATGTTTGTCAGAAATATCACTGACTGGATCTTTACCCTTTGCTTGATCTAATTAATCATActtcctccacagagtggaccagaagagctcagaggtttcccagcagcatcaaacacacctggactccatatttatggtctgtacatgtaaaACAACTATTTTTACATATATTGTGTTCATAGTCATCTCaatgctgctctttgtagaccAGTGGATTGTCAGTGTTCTTGAGGAGAATAAAACAGGAGGAGCTGGCTAACCATCTGGAGAGCAGTAAGAGGATTTCTTTACAGATTTAAGCTGTTTTATGACTGGAACATTTGCTATTGTCTTAAGAGATGGATTAACATGTCGCCAAACATCCATTTCTTAAGGAGATGAGACATAATGTTTTGCATTCTTTTTCCAGAACATTTTCCTGAAGTTTGTCATCGTAACCTTAAATCCaccctgaagaagaagttccagtgtgtgtttgagggcatcgctaaagcaggaaacccaacccttctgaatcagatctacacagagctctacatcacagagggagggactgcagaggtcaatgatgaacatgaggtcagactgattgaaacagcatccaggaaaccagacagaccagaaacaaccatcagacaagaagacatctttaaagcctcacctggaagagatgaaccaatcagaacagtgctgacaaagggagtggctggcattgggaaaacagtcttaacacagaaatacaccctggactgggctgaagacaaagccaaccaggacatccagttcatatttccattcactttcagagagctgaatgtgctgaaagaggaaaagttcagcttggtggaacttgttcatcacttctttactgaaaccaaagaagcaggaatctgcagctttgaagacttccaggttgtgttcatctttgatggtctggatgagtgtcgacttcctctggacttccacaaaacaaAGATCCTGACTGACTCTAGAaggtccacctcagtggatgtgctgctgataaacctcatcagggggaaactgcttccctctgctcgcctctggataaccacacgacctgcagcagccaatcagatccctcctgaaTGTGTTGGCGGGGTGACAGAgatcagagggttcactgacccacagaaggaggagtacttcaggaagagattcagagatgaggagcaggccagcaggatcatctcccacatcaagacatcacgaagcctccacatcatgtgccacatcccagtcttctgctggatcactgctacagttctggaggacatgctggaaaccagagagggaggacagctgcccaagaccctgactgacatgtacatccacttcctggtggtccaggccaaagtgaagaaggtcaagtatgatggaggagctgagacagatccacactggagtccagagagcaggaagatgatggagtctctgggaaaactggcttttgatcagctgcagaaaggaaacctgatcttctatgaatcagacctgacagagtgtggcatcgatatcagagcagcctcagtgtactcaggagtgttcacacagatctttaaagaggagagagggctgtaccaggacaaggtgttctgcttcatccatctgagtgtgcAGGAGTTtgtggctgctcttcatgtccatctgaccttcatcaactctggactcaatctgctggaagaacaacaaacaacctcCCAGAAGTCTGAAACAAGAAAATCTGCAGAGAAACTCTTCTACCAGAGTGCTGTAAACAAGGCCTTATGGAGTCCAAATGGACatctggacttgttcctccgcttcctcctgggtctttcactacAGACCAGtcagactctcctacgaggtctgctgacacagacaggaagtagctcacagaccaatcaggaaactgtccagtacatcaagaagaaacttgatgagaatctgtctgcagagaaaagcatcaatctgttccattgtctgaatgaactgaatgattgttctctagtggaggagatccaacagtccctgagttCAGGAAGTCTCATTGGTGGTATTCtctctcctgctcagtggtcagctctggccTTCATTTTACTGTCACAggaaaaagatctggatgagtttgacctgaataaatactctgcttcagagaaGGCTCTTCTGAggttgctgccagtggtcaaagcctccaacaaagctctgtgagtAAATGTGTGATCAGTCTTTTGCATTTTAATATGTGCTTTGAACTGACATATCCTGGCCAAAAAATCGGGGCAaattacaataacctcagttttatctgaattaagaagcagaaagttagcagccatccaggtctttatgtctttaggACATTcttgcagtttaactaattggtgtgtgttatctggcttcatggatagatagagctgggtgtcatctgcatagcagtgaaaatgtatgctatgtcttctaatgatgctgcctaagagaagcatgtataatgtaaacagaattggtaccagcactgaaccctgtggaacaccataattgaccttagtgtgtgaagaggactctccatttacatgtacaaattggagtctattagatagatatgatacaaaccactacagtacagtacctgtaatacctacagcatgttctaatcgctctaataggttattatggtcaacagtatcgaacgcagcactgaggtctagcaggacaagcacagagatgagtccactgtcagaggccataagaagatcatttgtaaccttcactaaagctgtttctgtgctgtgatgagctctgaaacctgactgaaactcttcaaataagccattcctctgcagatgatctgttagctgtttgacaactactcttgaAAGCCTGAGATACATAGCCAAttacacaggtctgcaaccaaaaAACTGCATAGgattttttgtgtcttttactCACTGAAACTGGggcaaatattttaaaaatacatctcatcagttgttgttgttttttgcaaaaCTCATAGTTTTAGTGTAATTAAGCATACAATTTCcctttttaaactgaaatctgGTATTGTATACTTGAGTCAAAAAAAACCCATATCCAATTATAATTTCTtacattaatttaatatttctaAGAGCAAGACTAAATAAAAAATTCTTTAggcagtcttgtaggaatgggtGGAGAGAAGGGAGGACCGAAATACCCACACTTGAAGCATTAGTGAGTATGAACAGAAAGCGAGCCATTTATTGAGGCTGGAAAGTTAACATTAATAAAAGGCAAACTAGACTAACTGACTAAACTAGGCAAACTAAAGCAAaactaaaacacagcaaaaccaGAACATGAGACCTGAATTAGGAAACTACTCTATGACGTGagaaacacagaagaaacagacaacctgacagtggaaaacaaatacagcataagCACACAAGAGAGAGTGCCATAACACAAGGAACACAGCTGGCACAAGTTGACCTGAATACACAAAGgaataaaactaaacacattgaACACAGCATGCGACACTGTCAAGGTAAAATATGAAACACTACGAAGTACAACAGAGACAAGGGAGACACAGAATGATAAAATGAGGGGAAAATGTAAACTGGAAAGTAAGACTAGGTTGAGGGAGACATGGGCATAACTTAAGAGACATACACATGATGGAGTCACACAGGAAACAGGGAATGACACACTGACAAGAAAATTAGTTAGTTTTTGCTATCTAGTTTCAAACTTCTGCATCCTGAGATGGAAATAGTTGACTCTGAATCCTTGGCTGTTCTCCAGATGGCCTTCCCTGGGACTATGGATCCTGTGCTGGAGTTGACAGTAGTGGAAAATGCTCTTGTCCCTGGTGTTCACTGTCATATTCCAGAATCAGGCTCTAAAATGTACAACTGAATCTGGGAATTTCCAATAATGACCAaggaattatatttttaatacacTTATTGGCTGTTTTGACAGTTTCAAAATCAGAAAGTGGACCAAGAGGAACTTACACAGACTGAATGCTGCCCTTCAGAATGCTCCCTCAAATCAGTCGAGACTGACAGAGTGCATTTAGGGAGGTTGGACTTACAAGCTAAAAACAGTTTAAGATACAGAAGGTACTGAGGTGCTGCACTGATGTCTCACATGCAATAAAGAAGAATTATATTGAGCTGTATTTAGCACCAAAATTCACAAAACTAAGAAAGTAACTAAAGGTACTATATGTCTGTGACATCAGGTCAGTTATTGCTTCTGAGGGTGTCCGAACTAGTTATAAGGTTTAGGGGCAATCACATTTTACACAGGGCCATAGAGTTTTGGATTTTTCCCcttaattaataataaacaacTTTATTCATAACCTGCATTTTATGTTTACTTGTGTGTTATCCTTATCTactatttaaatatgtttattatctgaaacatttaagtgtgataaatataaaaaagaaaaaaaatgggaaatCAGGAAGTggtaaagtcttttttttcttttttaccccACTGCAATTGTGTTTTCACTAAGCAaacgcattttttttttcaaatcaaactcaaaacaatccttttttccccctcagacTGAATGTCTCTGACCTTTCAGACAGAGGTTGCGAAGCActctcctcagttctcagctcccagtcctctaGCCTGAGAGAGCTGAACCTGAGTATAAACAGCCTGCCGGATTCAGGTGTGAAACTTCTGTCTACAGGACTTCAGAGCCCATATTGTACACTGGAAACACTTAGGTTAGATCAAATGATATGCTGTTATTGTTAATTGACACTTTAAGATATTAGTTAATAAAGATGACTTTATCTGTTTGTTGTATACTACAATAAACCGCCATATTTCTGAGCTATGAAACATCCGACAATAAGGACTccttaaaaacagaaataattatTGCTACATGTAGAAGTGCCACAGTACACAAACTAAAATTTAAcaattttatcctttttttttcagattgagTCTCTGTAACCTCTCAGAGGGCAGCCTTGAAGCTCTGTCTACAATTGTTATATCCCAGTCATCTAGtttgagagagctggacctgagtaactctGATCTGCAGGATTCAAAAGTGCAACTTCTGTCTGTTGGAGTGAAGAGTCTAAACTGTACACTGGAAAATCTCAGGTCAGGGTTCAGAGCTTTCACTGATGATGATTTAAGTCAGTATGATATTATTGCATAAAAATTGAACCTTCATAGAATTGTCAAGGAAACTTTTATTCACCTCTGGTTGTTTTATCAGACTCTAAATTATTATCTAAAGATTCTTTGCATTCACATTTTATGTTTCTTTCTAAAgagtagtgatgtgtcggtcgtgaacgaaatggctcttaaaGCCGGATCTTTGATCCCACGGCTCCCTATCGCGAGCCGTGgggtcttttttctttctctcaccctctctctctctcacacttttTTCCGCTTCATTCCGCAcacgagccttgtgctttgcgctaggtagaggggggaggggtggtATTTACACTCatagtagcacaggaacagagcgggagggagagagagagaaagagagccagggacaacaacgtcacattagaaaggtatagttatcaaccacaactattttcagttgcagatgataaaggattcagaaagtttattcatgcaggcccatatgacagagaatatgcatcttctttttgttttcatattttaatttatatttaattgtgttgtggtttacagtgttttgtgttgtttcactttaaatttgtttaaaaggaaaaagctgaaaatttaaatagttaaaagttgaactgtaaatagttggtttttgtattatatgatttatttattacattttatgtggactgaataaataaaagtatatttacggtgacCCCTAGAGACAAAGGACATACAAACCCCAAAGCACGTACAagctccaaaacacgtaaaaactcagaagcacgtaaaaactccaaaacacgtacaaaagacaacagaagtgctccagaatgctaGGCGTAgcgttgagcttttgttacctagtggctacacaagccagcaagtaccaacgactggatttggtgtgtggtagtaacaggtaaatgaactttttttttaattatttgaaaatatatgagtgcttgtgtataaatacacaaacaatacacatatacTTTCAATTGATgatgatgagatgagatgagatagcctttatttgtcagttgcagttgcccacaaccgagatgacagatCTTTCTGACCGTACAtgcaatacacaaacatcacattggggagacaggtcaggccaggtagcaaggggaaaaaaacatcaaaatgtgtaacacaaaaaggataatacaggaatgcacagatatcaacacaccatagcacaataaacacagacaagcaacatgggagAGTATTCCAGTCTGTACAGCTGATCTGGGACCACTGCAATCTTTGATTGCGCCTCCAGCTGATCCAGTGTCCACAGCGGATGGGAGGTAAGCATGGTAGGAGGCATTGGATCCGGGGTAAGGAGGGTGATAGTGAGGGCGTATCAGTGTACGTGTTTCGTGCATGTGCATGTATgagtgagtgcttatcagtgtatatgtatgtgtgtgcgtgtccatagttcagctgagacagtgtccttcaccctgccaggctaagtaaacagtcttccagccaacccaggtggccttgcatggaatgggaaggaacagtctcaacacagtcgttatcagggtgttgttgttcagctccagccttgagcccacaGCTGGCGCTGAAGGGATAGCCGCATTATGATGATGGTTTTactcatgagaatttcaaagctgttctaacacaCTGgactctcaatctcccgttggagagccacgagcttctccatgatgttatcaaacttgcGCTCCGTGGtcttgtcattcttgtgctcaaagagcagattctgagacctcacGACTGCAGTGAACTTCGCCTTGATGGAATCCAATGTACGCTCAgaggtcttattctgagtattcacggcagccgtaagcttctccaagatcttaacCATGCTGCACTCAGTGAGCCCATTCTGAGAAGTcgcgcctcgtcccatcgtttcaatcccagcgggcagcttTGGGGAAGGGGGTGTTGAACAGCCAGTTCCACTTTCTTAATTctccgataagccagggccaagccagctccgatcagcaacaaccctgttatcatggttccgaataggtagatatcttcagcgtcctcgatcgacagtcgacaaaacaacctgaagagccggttctttttagtgagccgagccgaaagagtCGGTtatctaaaaagagccggaaatcccatcactactaAAGAGTCCACACTGTAATGTCAATATTCTGAGGTCAGATAAAATGATATTTTGTTTGTCTTTAGTtgaataaattatttaattaaatcaacttttaaaaaattaaggTTAATTTATTTGTTGATCTTAGTGTGCTAGTAAGAATTCCTGAAAAACAGgattaaatgttatttaatcTAAAGGACAGGGTCATTTCTGAGGTTCCTGCTTAAAAATGGCATTCCCCAAATTGTTTTtccaattacaaactctgtgtaagcaatttggtatcaaaataaagctaacacttgtgagacttAAATATTACTGCAGATGCTAaggtgtcaaagtaactgaggatggAATTTTTccccaacattttttttttcactgcgccaataaaataaataaaacagtaaaatcatGAATTAACATATGGGCATTATCACTGCAAAAGAGTGATGTTGCTGAAGTGAAACAGAAGTTAGAGAGGTTTTAGTCAAGACAtagcaaacaagcaaaaagcTCTCTCAAAAAGATTAAAGATAACCCCCCTTTTTAATTCATCCTGAACAAACCGGTTTCATCAAAGGTAGGCTCTCATCAACAACACACATAGATTGCTTAATTTAATAGACTactcatgcagtaaaaacatcgAAACCTCAATATTATCTCTAGATGTAGAAAAAGCATTTAACAGAGTTGACAGGAAATTTTTATTTGCAACTTTatacaaatttggttttggaaacggtctaaaaatattatataatgccccaacagcttgtgtcagaacaaatgaccaaacatcctccagcttctgtctcctgaggggcaccaggcagggatgcccactctttCCTTCACTCTTTGCAATGTTTActgaaccactagcagcagcaattggACAGGCTACAAAAATTAaaggcataaaatgcaagaaagtATAACATAAAACCAGTCTCTATGCGGATGCTGTGTTGCTTTTTCTCCAAAATCCACAAACGAACCTTTCTGAGGTAATTACATTAATCTTCTTCTACCCTACTACAATCTGGAAATATTAAATGCGGGCTCTCCGACTCTGTgttggggctctggctgggcatTGGGTGCTTTGGTCCTTGTTGGTGTGTCGACTAGgctgtgggcgggtgggtgcataGTGGCttagccctggcgcagggggccTCTGCTGCATTTGGCTAACTGGCAGGGAGGATGTTTCATCCtcgcaggtgggggagagacacaGAAGAGGTGGAGAATAGAGTTAACCTGGGTGTTGATTGTCTTGTGTAGCctgggagatgattgaatgatGGGGTGGGTACAGTTTCCTCTGTGGTGGAGTTGGTTGGGCTGCCCCGGGTCCTGTGGGGCTTGGCGGTGCTGCTGCCCCGGGCCCcagtctggatgggcctgggcccccttgccTTGGTTGTTTCCTGGGGGTGGGTCCCTACTAGaatcagcgggggagctggccccagggagggctGCATGcctctcccttccttccctccccatcctcgactgcctccctcttcccgctccaccaaacccacccacacatgcagagcCTCAGGGTGTAGGTGTGTtgccagggtgcaggggaggcattccccccaCTCTGTCCCCTTATGGCCACATGCGCCTCAACtttattccacaacttagaaatccacattactcacactctcataacacatataTATAGGACCTTGGGGGCGGGCATGTCATACGGCGTCCAGAGCACGGCTATGTATTCAATCTCACCTCTGGCGCcagtgcccacctctcaattttaaatgcatgtagacattgagggttctcgggagggggcATGCTGACACCTACTGCTCTCTGGCCAGCAACACCACGCcctcctgtgttttaaatgcactttagaacaacatgCAGCAACACTGCACATgggcgggaggagggaggtatggggtcttcacacaacCATGTTTTCTCTTAGCCATCAGGGTGGTGGAGCTGGGCGGAGGTGTTGGCCATTCAATTGGGGTCTGGGACATGGGGCaaccctgctgctgcggagcttGGGGTGGTCTGTTTGTCTCCAGCCGGGGGGAAAGGGTAACATCCCCCAGGTCTCAGTGCGATttcactgggagccgcaaatactttttgacatctaaaatgaagataacactgtatatattgttttttacctttatgctttgtgtgaacaactaaggtgtgttgcttatgaaatccttGAAGTACTAatgagaaaattacattttattcatataattaacacattttgaactcttaaagaaatataacaaaagaaaagacacCCAGctaaactaaaatgatccatgtagcaaacaaaaactgttgtgagccgccacccttatatcgcctttgggcttttggagccttgacctgacttttaaaaaataattggaaaaaaaactctatgctgctgaaagatgaaaaatagatatttgcaaaattctgcctaaatatgtactttacctggttaatgtgtgtggcgaggcgtggtctgcagcgccgctgcaggggaggcggacgcacgtgagcggcacccgcaatcacgcctcgctgccttagCGTCTGTGCTAtctatgctgttgtgttggtatgtgttgggctgtgagctgaaaagctacagccagctgtatgcgtacagcagctgtgtgtgaaaagtggtcataaagagatgctgaaaagcatgttcatacaaacatcgtcgggtctgccgtgatatgtttacaatggaacttctgctcctgaacctctgcacacagcgtctgcaaatcggggctgtacgaagtcactttcatctttacgcaggactgtaagctgtcatctgtgaggcgtgagcggtgtttgtttttaacatagttcacggtggagctgctgacataatgtggatccgaagatccataattggcctacctggggttgaaagtctagataaatgcacggcgtttcggcgggtacaccggcttcacgagtgtgactcttattttgagtaatgaaaaaataatagaatataattgtatttttatatttcaatatcacaataatcttccaatttagaactacaagttaaaaaagaactaacataaataaattacacttcagctaaatacttctaatttattttcccaaaccacgcggagccgcactataaggactaaagagccgcatgaggctccggagccgcaggttgccgacccctgctctagcAGATCGTttcatggagaaaccttttgaatacaagtgcactgatccacacaggtgtgcacatgAGTATTCACTGTTCATAGACATCTTTCCTGGCTGCTACCTCATAGCACATGGTGCGCTGTTGGTCCTGCGTCGTGCATaacaacatttaatatttagtattcactgttatttatacttagctagattaatgcGATGAAGCTGTGTTAATTATATTTCTCtgcttttttgcttgttttctctttttctttttttttctctcaacaggtgatctgggatcctgtttcttttttttgttttgttttgtttttttaaagtgtccTTTCACACggtccctcttcccctctgcCTTTCGTATCCTACATCTTTCTGTCAAATCAGACACATTTCAGAGAAGACACATATGCTCAATTATAAGTTTTCAAAATTCAAACGATTAGAATTTCAAATTAGTTTTTCTTGGTGCCACCGACCTCTGTCTCCCACTGCTCAGAGATACAAAGGATGCCATGCCCAAGGAGTAAACACTTTTATTGTGTgtcataaaaacagaatgttaaTGTGATTGGTGAAAAACTTGGTGGAAGACTGCAgtttttgaatttgtttcccTCTATTTGTCTTAAGTCCAGCCCTGAGGTCATCTTACACCATGTATGGCATGaactggggtggctgtagctcaggcggtagagcaggtcatctactaatcagcaGGTTGGTGATTCAATTCCTAGGTTACCCTAGTTTGCATgctaaatatccttgggcaagatactgaccCTAAATTTCTCTCCGATGCATTCATccgagtgtgaatgttagctagaaagcacttagaaaaAGTATGTTTCGGTGAATGTGCAAGTTGTATAACGCGCTCAGAAGCGTAGTAAAGTGCGATATAAGAGCCATTCCATTTAACTTCTCACTGTAATATAGAGAAAATTCATAGGCAACTACGTCTTGTCTTGTCAGACAGGCCTGTAGAGGCGAGCAAGACAGATAAACATGTAGAGAGAAAGAGCTCTCCTTCACACTGTGATTAAGGAGAGACAGTTCTTTACTGGCTAGTGGTGTcccgacacacaccaacatAAATGTATGATAAATATAAGGTAATtgtgaaatataaaacaacaaggtatataataataaaagaaaccaaATTCTAATTTGCCATCATCTAATGAAATGTCTGTAACCAGGCAGAAAATGATCAATTTTGACTGGAAACTCTGCTGAGGCATTGTGGGAGATGGAGTTATTCAGTTAATGTACTGggtaaataataatggattggatttatatagcacttttcaaggcacccaaagcgctttacaatgccactattcattcactcactggtggaggcaagctacagttgtagccacagctgccctgggcagactgacagaagcgaggctgccatatcgcgccatcggcccctctggccaacaccagtaggcggtaaggtaaagtgtcttgcccaaggacacaacaaccaggactgtccaagccggggctcgaaccagcaaccttccaattacaaggcgaactcccaactcttgagccacgatcgcccatcAGCCACGATCGCCCATAGGGATGGAAATATGTATTGGATACAAGGCAGCAAATGGAATATAGAATGTATGCTAATGCTGTTCAAATGTTAAGCATAATTACAGTCTTCTTTTGC from Oreochromis niloticus isolate F11D_XX unplaced genomic scaffold, O_niloticus_UMD_NMBU tig00000768_pilon, whole genome shotgun sequence includes these protein-coding regions:
- the LOC106096991 gene encoding protein NLRC3-like, coding for MTSGLSVFLRRIKQEELANHLESKHFPEVCHRNLKSTLKKKFQCVFEGIAKAGNPTLLNQIYTELYITEGGTAEVNDEHEVRLIETASRKPDRPETTIRQEDIFKASPGRDEPIRTVLTKGVAGIGKTVLTQKYTLDWAEDKANQDIQFIFPFTFRELNVLKEEKFSLVELVHHFFTETKEAGICSFEDFQVVFIFDGLDECRLPLDFHKTKILTDSRRSTSVDVLLINLIRGKLLPSARLWITTRPAAANQIPPECVGGVTEIRGFTDPQKEEYFRKRFRDEEQASRIISHIKTSRSLHIMCHIPVFCWITATVLEDMLETREGGQLPKTLTDMYIHFLVVQAKVKKVKYDGGAETDPHWSPESRKMMESLGKLAFDQLQKGNLIFYESDLTECGIDIRAASVYSGVFTQIFKEERGLYQDKVFCFIHLSVQEFVAALHVHLTFINSGLNLLEEQQTTSQKSETRKSAEKLFYQSAVNKALWSPNGHLDLFLRFLLGLSLQTSQTLLRGLLTQTGSSSQTNQETVQYIKKKLDENLSAEKSINLFHCLNELNDCSLVEEIQQSLSSGSLIGGILSPAQWSALAFILLSQEKDLDEFDLNKYSASEKALLRLLPVVKASNKALLSLCNLSEGSLEALSTIVISQSSSLRELDLSNSDLQDSKVQLLSVGVKSLNCTLENLRLSHCKFSERSCEALSSVLGSQTCSLSKLDMSNSDLQDSGVKLLSTGVKSNCTLENLRVEPAGVRWLRPGLRKYSCQLTIDTNTVNTKLQLSDNNRKVTHVEEVQSYPDHPDRFDVHPQLLCRNGLTGRCYWEVEWRGHVYISVSYRRIRRKGESDDCWFGGNYQSWSLDCSDDDGPRSVLHNYRETPISSSSSSSSVSNRVAVYVDCPAGTLSFYRVSSDTLIHLHTFNTTFTQTLYPGFAVSSGASVSLC